A window of the Gossypium hirsutum isolate 1008001.06 chromosome A03, Gossypium_hirsutum_v2.1, whole genome shotgun sequence genome harbors these coding sequences:
- the LOC107886894 gene encoding uncharacterized protein At5g23160, with protein sequence MFYLLIAREGQDHSIWVFKVLHADSISSMSSMAEPQKKSHKTSRFLACFGFSGKKNSPKKPIQTGSKNTPSLSFPMLCFRAGKSRTKTVPVDNSDKTDTGGQNHTPSKLSKKKSDIKLIPSRQNSKSDRQLSFPNQASRTRPKEGPEPNILLGNRKLSDPTRTGSSLPGSPTVKPKINPKTQSKLSHTVSLPVLEGNQRVGNPRKHDRVNSKQHQRKNNGVVGKFDSAMGLSIIMVTLVIMLVWGRLCAILCTSAWFYFRSRYRTINNDNDTESVLNSNESDLNSKEYKKKIVLEGLLERNHRVG encoded by the exons ATGTTTTATTTACTTATAGCGAGAGAGGGCCAAGACCATTCCATTTGGGTATTCAAAGTCCTCCATGCCGACTCCATCTCCTCTATGTCTTCCATGGCGGAACCCCAAAAGAAATCCCACAAAACCAGTCGCTTTCTAGCTTGTTTTGGGTTTTCCGGAAAGAAAAACTCACCGAAAAAGCCCATCCAAACCGGTAGCAAAAACACACCGTCGCTCTCTTTCCCGATGCTTTGTTTTAGAGCCGGGAAGTCCCGGACCAAAACCGTTCCCGTCGATAACTCCGACAAGACAGACACCGGCGGCCAAAACCATACACCATCGAAGCTGAGCAAGAAGAAATCGGATATCAAGCTTATCCCTTCACGTCAAAATTCAAAATCTGATCGGCAACTGTCGTTCCCCAATCAAGCTTCGAGAACGAGACCTAAAGAG GGACCTGAACCGAATATTCTCCTCGGGAACAGGAAACTTTCGGACCCGACAAGAACCGGTTCAAGCCTGCCGGGTTCACCGACAGTCAAGCCCAAAATCAACCCGAAAACACAGTCCAAGTTATCCCACACGGTTTCGTTACCGGTCCTAGAAGGCAACCAACGTGTGGGGAATCCCCGGAAACATGATCGGGTCAATTCAAAACAGCACCAACGGAAAAACAATGGGGTGGTCGGAAAATTCGACTCCGCCATGGGTTTGTCCATTATAATGGTGACTTTGGTAATAATGTTAGTTTGGGGTCGATTATGTGCCATCCTTTGTACCTCGGCTTGGTTTTATTTTCGGTCTCGTTATCGAACCATTAATAATGATAACGATACTGAATCTGTGTTAAATTCAAATGAATCGGATTTGAATTctaaagaatacaaaaaaaaaatagtgttGGAAGGATTGTTGGAAAGGAATCACAGGGTTGGATAA